One Bacteroidales bacterium genomic window carries:
- a CDS encoding murein L,D-transpeptidase catalytic domain family protein, giving the protein MVKKSLLFLLLFFPATFLRPDAIADDHKVITYGLIDKLLLTQEGNDVALPAFDLLHLALSGYDLLKQDNFINRPEVITIIDFSLPSTSERLWVIDLDQAKVLFHSLVSHGRNSGELMAENFSNTPGSFTSSPGFYTTGETYFGQHGLSLKLNGLEKGINDKARERAIVIHGADYVTPDFISKHGRLGRSHGCPAVPTQLSKEIIETIKDGSCLFIYVPKDSYTSKSQIISKIASIKLDTQHL; this is encoded by the coding sequence ATGGTTAAAAAATCCCTGCTTTTCTTACTGCTGTTTTTCCCGGCAACATTCTTAAGACCTGATGCAATTGCTGACGATCATAAAGTGATCACATACGGGCTTATTGATAAGCTTTTGCTAACACAGGAAGGTAATGATGTTGCGCTTCCTGCATTTGATCTGCTTCACTTAGCCCTTTCAGGATACGATTTGCTTAAACAGGATAACTTTATCAATCGGCCTGAAGTAATAACGATTATTGATTTTAGTCTTCCATCTACCAGCGAACGCCTATGGGTTATTGATCTTGATCAGGCAAAAGTTTTGTTTCATTCTCTCGTTTCGCATGGCCGCAACTCAGGTGAACTAATGGCAGAAAATTTTTCAAACACTCCGGGCTCCTTTACCAGCAGTCCGGGATTCTATACTACTGGTGAGACTTATTTTGGACAACATGGTTTGTCACTCAAGCTTAACGGCCTCGAAAAAGGAATCAACGATAAAGCACGCGAACGCGCTATTGTCATACATGGTGCTGATTATGTTACACCAGACTTTATCAGTAAACATGGCAGGCTTGGCCGCAGTCACGGTTGCCCCGCCGTTCCAACTCAATTGAGTAAGGAAATTATTGAAACCATTAAAGATGGTTCCTGCCTTTTTATTTATGTGCCGAAAGATAGTTACACTTCTAAATCACAGATAATCAGTAAAATTGCAAGCATTAAATTGGATACCCAGCATCTCTGA
- a CDS encoding alpha/beta hydrolase, with product MNKEKKAVVARAEYIESEPNVRLHITDAGKGRPIVLIHGWPLSDEMFEYQYNDLVNNNFRVIGITLRGFGKSDKPFGAYDYGVHALDLKNILNKLEIEDAVMGGFSMGGAVAIRYASVDDGAHVTKLALFGAAAPIWTQRDDFPYNLPKSAVDELIELNYKDRPKLLADFAKIFSATETSLNEGIGSWLNGICLSASSHATAQCLIALRDTDLREDLAKIKIPTLIMHGKKDKICSFDLGEQMKAMIKNSQLIAFEKSGHSLFLEETRKFNSELIKFAKI from the coding sequence ATGAATAAAGAAAAAAAGGCTGTTGTTGCCAGGGCTGAGTATATTGAATCAGAACCCAATGTGCGCCTTCATATTACGGATGCAGGCAAGGGAAGGCCCATTGTGCTGATACACGGATGGCCGTTAAGTGATGAGATGTTTGAATATCAATACAACGATCTGGTAAATAATAACTTTCGTGTAATTGGCATTACGCTCAGAGGTTTTGGAAAATCCGACAAACCATTTGGAGCTTATGATTATGGTGTGCATGCTTTGGACTTAAAAAACATCTTAAACAAACTGGAAATAGAAGATGCAGTGATGGGTGGCTTTTCAATGGGTGGAGCAGTTGCCATTCGTTATGCATCAGTAGATGATGGAGCTCATGTTACGAAACTGGCCTTATTTGGAGCTGCTGCACCCATCTGGACACAGCGTGATGATTTTCCATATAACCTTCCGAAGAGTGCAGTAGATGAACTCATTGAATTGAACTACAAGGACCGGCCAAAGCTTTTAGCCGATTTCGCAAAAATATTTTCAGCTACTGAAACTTCATTGAATGAAGGGATTGGCAGTTGGCTGAACGGGATTTGTTTAAGCGCTTCTTCGCATGCAACGGCTCAATGCCTGATTGCATTGCGCGACACCGATCTGAGAGAAGATCTGGCAAAAATAAAAATCCCAACTTTGATCATGCATGGCAAAAAGGACAAAATATGCTCGTTTGATCTGGGGGAGCAAATGAAGGCTATGATTAAAAACTCACAACTCATTGCTTTTGAGAAAAGCGGCCATAGCTTGTTTCTTGAGGAAACCCGGAAATTTAATTCAGAGTTAATAAAATTTGCAAAGATTTGA
- a CDS encoding lmo0937 family membrane protein encodes MGNLLYIVAVVLIILWAIGFLGFSAGGIIHVLLVIAVIAIILRLVQGRRV; translated from the coding sequence ATGGGAAATCTACTTTACATCGTCGCAGTTGTGTTAATTATTCTTTGGGCAATTGGCTTTCTTGGCTTTAGCGCCGGAGGTATCATACACGTTCTTCTTGTTATTGCCGTCATTGCCATTATATTAAGGCTTGTTCAGGGAAGAAGAGTCTGA
- a CDS encoding HAMP domain-containing histidine kinase: MNFSTQVLSNTINYPSTSINGNKTNLSKTDIAFDDEVKETSFMSKLKEMKEQIDKLEALAEVRENEISQIVSTRNKFIALISHDLRGPFSSIMCALDLLKLKLTRRNIKDIERYVDIATDSANRTLHLLDDLLTWTISQNKENCFRPVMINLHEVISGELKGFKFASMQKRITLCRKVSENLIVKADLQMIKTVIRNLISNAIKFTPNDGIITVSATESKQLIQISVKDNGIGISAADRKSLFDPKKIHSMPGTNSETGVGLGLLLCKEFVEMHGGKIWVEKAGSVGSEFKFNLPKARINKTDIQISQNN, from the coding sequence ATGAATTTTTCTACCCAGGTTCTTTCCAATACAATCAATTATCCTTCTACTTCAATTAATGGTAATAAAACCAATTTATCTAAAACGGATATCGCTTTTGATGATGAGGTAAAGGAGACTTCTTTCATGTCGAAATTGAAAGAAATGAAAGAGCAAATAGATAAGCTGGAAGCGCTTGCCGAAGTAAGGGAAAATGAGATTTCTCAGATTGTTTCAACAAGAAATAAGTTCATCGCACTCATATCGCACGACTTACGTGGCCCTTTCAGTTCAATAATGTGTGCACTGGATTTATTGAAGCTCAAACTAACGCGCAGGAATATAAAGGACATTGAAAGGTATGTTGACATAGCTACTGATTCAGCAAACCGAACCTTACATCTTCTTGATGACCTCTTAACATGGACCATCTCGCAAAATAAAGAGAATTGCTTTCGCCCCGTAATGATTAATTTGCATGAAGTGATAAGCGGGGAGCTAAAGGGATTCAAATTTGCAAGCATGCAAAAAAGAATTACCCTGTGCCGGAAAGTCTCGGAAAATCTTATTGTCAAGGCAGACCTTCAAATGATTAAAACAGTTATCAGGAACCTTATTAGCAATGCGATCAAGTTCACACCTAATGACGGTATAATAACTGTGAGTGCAACGGAAAGCAAGCAGTTAATTCAGATTTCAGTAAAAGATAATGGCATTGGGATTTCCGCGGCAGACAGAAAAAGCCTGTTTGATCCTAAAAAGATTCACTCCATGCCCGGCACCAATAGTGAAACTGGTGTTGGTCTGGGGCTGTTACTGTGCAAGGAGTTTGTTGAAATGCATGGCGGGAAAATTTGGGTTGAAAAGGCCGGATCAGTTGGGAGCGAATTTAAATTCAACCTGCCAAAGGCAAGAATTAATAAAACAGACATTCAAATTTCACAAAATAATTGA
- a CDS encoding chaperone modulator CbpM yields MQTKCLITVNELCAKHDIEVSFISSLEQSGLIEIITVEESGYVDADQLRQLEKCMGFYYDLDINLAGIETITHLLQRIEILQDEISVLRNRLRFYE; encoded by the coding sequence ATGCAAACAAAATGTTTAATAACTGTTAATGAACTTTGTGCTAAGCACGATATTGAGGTTTCGTTCATCAGCTCATTGGAGCAATCAGGATTGATAGAAATCATTACAGTTGAAGAATCAGGGTACGTAGACGCGGACCAGCTTCGACAACTTGAGAAATGTATGGGCTTTTATTATGATTTGGACATTAACCTTGCTGGAATTGAGACCATTACACACTTGTTGCAGCGCATAGAAATATTGCAGGATGAAATTTCGGTACTCAGAAACAGACTTCGTTTCTATGAGTAG
- a CDS encoding universal stress protein — MKTQKLDKVLIAIDYDPTAQKVAEVGYAMAKSMNNARVFLLHVIGDPVFYSSTAYSPIMGFTGYSDIGQLQLNIDEALEDATLQYLNKIKQHLGSEDIETIIEVGDFAESILKAANDLHADIIVMGSHSQKWLEKILVGSVTEKVLQLTEVPLLVVPTRNHD; from the coding sequence ATGAAAACACAAAAGTTAGACAAAGTACTCATCGCGATTGATTATGATCCAACCGCACAAAAAGTAGCTGAAGTAGGTTATGCAATGGCCAAATCAATGAATAATGCCAGGGTTTTTCTATTGCATGTTATTGGCGACCCTGTTTTTTATTCTTCAACGGCATATTCGCCGATAATGGGATTTACCGGTTACTCTGACATTGGCCAACTTCAATTGAACATTGACGAAGCGCTGGAAGATGCAACTTTACAATATCTTAATAAAATAAAACAACACCTTGGCAGTGAAGACATAGAAACCATCATTGAAGTAGGTGATTTTGCTGAATCAATTCTAAAGGCAGCCAATGACTTACATGCAGATATCATTGTTATGGGATCGCATAGCCAAAAATGGCTGGAAAAGATACTGGTGGGCAGCGTTACTGAAAAGGTGCTTCAACTTACAGAGGTCCCGCTGCTCGTTGTCCCTACCAGGAATCATGATTAA
- a CDS encoding J domain-containing protein, with the protein MFIDYYKILEIDKVATVKDIKNAYRKLARKYHPDLNPNDKDAKRNFQQINEANEVLSDPEKRRKYDQYGKDWKHAEEYEKAQQYETKSSSPHRTGYSGAYAEHDFSDFFESMFGRSASKSGSRQIKYRGEDYNAELQLNLIDAYRTHKQTLTVNGKQIRITIPAGIENGQTIKIAGHGGQGINGGPNGDLYITFSIANHQKIKRLGNDLYGMAELDLFTAVLGGETTIDTLNGQVKVKVPAGAQNGSKIKLKNKGFPVYKQEGQFGDLFITWNIKTPTNLTEKQKALFTELASS; encoded by the coding sequence ATGTTCATTGACTATTATAAAATTTTGGAGATTGACAAAGTTGCTACTGTTAAGGACATCAAAAATGCATACAGAAAATTAGCCCGTAAGTATCATCCCGACTTAAACCCAAATGATAAAGATGCGAAAAGGAATTTTCAGCAAATCAATGAAGCCAATGAAGTATTGAGTGATCCTGAAAAACGCAGGAAATATGATCAGTACGGAAAGGATTGGAAACATGCTGAAGAATATGAAAAGGCACAACAGTACGAGACCAAATCATCAAGTCCGCATAGAACCGGGTATTCAGGAGCATACGCTGAACATGATTTCTCTGATTTTTTTGAATCTATGTTTGGTCGGTCAGCAAGCAAGAGTGGAAGCAGACAGATTAAATACAGGGGAGAAGATTATAACGCAGAGTTGCAACTTAACCTTATTGATGCTTATAGAACCCACAAGCAGACTTTAACAGTAAACGGAAAGCAAATAAGAATTACTATCCCTGCAGGAATTGAAAACGGACAAACAATTAAAATCGCCGGACATGGTGGTCAGGGAATAAACGGAGGGCCGAATGGCGATTTATATATTACCTTCTCCATTGCCAATCATCAAAAAATCAAACGCTTGGGTAATGATCTTTACGGTATGGCCGAGCTGGATTTGTTCACTGCGGTATTGGGTGGCGAAACCACTATTGACACTTTAAACGGACAAGTGAAAGTTAAAGTGCCTGCCGGGGCTCAGAATGGAAGTAAAATAAAGTTAAAAAATAAAGGGTTTCCAGTTTATAAGCAAGAAGGGCAATTTGGAGATTTATTCATAACCTGGAATATCAAAACTCCAACGAATTTAACAGAGAAACAAAAAGCATTATTTACTGAATTGGCTAGCTCGTAA
- a CDS encoding M48 family metallopeptidase, producing the protein MKKFLPLILITGLLTGCVLNMVTGRKQLSLVNESELQVLAVTHYNDFLDESNVLSSGNKDAAMVRRVGERISNAITRYYNSEGKSAVVEGYNWEFNTVENKEANAWCMPGGKVVVYTGLLPLTQNENGLAIVMGHEIAHSIAKHGSERMSQGLVQQLGGVALEVALSQQPQQTKDLFLLSYGIGSTVGAMLPWSRQQETEADKYGLIYAAMAGYDPREAIPFWQRMSQAGGGSPPEFLSTHPSDETRMKKLNQFMPEALKYYKPAK; encoded by the coding sequence ATGAAAAAGTTTTTGCCTTTAATACTGATCACCGGTCTTTTGACCGGATGCGTTTTAAATATGGTAACCGGACGCAAGCAATTAAGCCTGGTGAATGAATCCGAATTGCAGGTTTTAGCTGTGACCCATTACAATGACTTCCTTGATGAAAGCAATGTATTAAGTTCCGGCAATAAAGATGCTGCAATGGTACGCCGAGTTGGAGAAAGAATTTCAAATGCAATAACCAGGTACTACAACAGCGAAGGAAAATCAGCGGTAGTGGAGGGGTATAACTGGGAGTTTAACACCGTTGAAAACAAAGAGGCTAATGCATGGTGTATGCCGGGAGGAAAAGTTGTTGTTTATACCGGCCTTTTGCCATTAACTCAAAACGAAAACGGGCTGGCAATTGTAATGGGTCATGAAATAGCTCATTCCATTGCCAAACACGGCAGCGAAAGAATGAGCCAGGGTTTGGTGCAGCAATTGGGCGGTGTAGCCCTTGAGGTTGCATTATCGCAACAACCTCAGCAAACAAAGGATTTGTTTTTGCTTTCATATGGAATTGGGAGTACAGTTGGGGCTATGTTACCCTGGTCGAGGCAGCAGGAAACCGAAGCTGACAAGTATGGGTTGATTTATGCAGCCATGGCTGGTTACGATCCACGGGAGGCAATTCCTTTCTGGCAACGAATGTCGCAGGCCGGTGGCGGAAGCCCACCAGAGTTTCTTAGCACGCACCCATCCGATGAAACAAGGATGAAGAAATTGAATCAGTTTATGCCCGAAGCTTTAAAATATTACAAACCAGCTAAGTAA
- a CDS encoding glycosyltransferase, with protein MKNKKDFNQYYVDESKSNDLFEPVNRAYLNIDPKKSHKYSAPSPDRNLAEILIIASYPPRECGIATYSQDLKKSLDNKFSDSLTIRICALENGDVKYQYPDEVKFTLDTSSVNDYKKLASNINNDSCIEMVLIQHEFGLFRKQEKAFLKFLYEISKPVLIAFHTVLPNPGEELKSKIKAITTACESIIVMTHNSAEILTYDYGVDPKKINVIAHGTHLVPHLSKDLLKQKYGFKNRKVLATFGLLSSGKGIETTIEALPAIVKDCPEVMFLVLGKTHPEVVKNDGETYRDSLEQKVKEYGLNNHVTFINKYLALPVLLEYLQLTDIYLFTANDPNQAVSGTFAYAMSCACPIISTPIPHAREVLTQDMGIIFDFHNAQQLAIAVSRLLNDEPLRKHLSVNSLQKIVSTAWENSAVAHAILFEEMSFGVIAIQYNLPVINMAHLKHMTTETGIIQFSKINQPDIESGYTLDDNARALVATCMNFKLTAHKESLDSISIYLGFIKRCLQPSGDFLNYVDKDTQFTDQNSSTNLDDSNGRAIWALGYLISLFDIIPDGIISEAKAILKRSLIHIDTVNSTRAMAFAIKGLYYDNYAFKCPKNLALLKKLADRLVQMFRHESKEHWRWFESYLTYANSILPEAMLYAWLLTKEPIYKVIAIASFNFLLSQTFHEDGIEVISNKDWLQKGGKAGRFGEQPIDVAYTIMTLGKFYDVFMDEAYREKMDTAFNWFLGKNHLHQIIYNPCTGGCYDGLEENNVNLNQGAESTVSYLMARLTMEGYKNSDNATQSNHKKSTYSEASITAGHTVSIYDCQGKT; from the coding sequence ATGAAAAATAAAAAAGATTTCAACCAATACTATGTGGATGAAAGCAAATCAAATGATCTGTTTGAGCCTGTTAATAGAGCCTATCTGAATATTGATCCAAAAAAAAGCCACAAATATTCTGCTCCTTCTCCCGATCGCAATTTAGCCGAAATCCTGATTATCGCCTCCTATCCGCCGCGTGAGTGTGGCATTGCAACCTATTCACAGGATTTAAAAAAGTCGCTTGATAATAAATTCAGCGACTCGTTAACTATTAGAATTTGTGCGTTGGAAAACGGCGATGTCAAGTATCAATATCCCGATGAGGTTAAATTTACACTTGATACTTCATCTGTCAATGATTATAAAAAATTGGCATCAAATATTAATAACGACAGTTGCATTGAAATGGTTCTGATCCAGCATGAGTTTGGTTTGTTCAGAAAACAAGAAAAAGCATTTTTAAAATTCTTATACGAGATTTCAAAGCCGGTTTTGATAGCATTTCACACAGTACTTCCCAATCCTGGCGAAGAACTTAAATCAAAAATCAAAGCAATTACCACAGCCTGCGAATCAATCATTGTAATGACTCATAATTCTGCTGAGATTTTAACGTACGATTATGGTGTTGATCCTAAGAAAATAAATGTAATCGCTCATGGTACCCATTTAGTGCCACATTTGAGTAAAGATTTATTGAAGCAAAAATATGGGTTTAAGAACCGGAAAGTCCTTGCAACATTTGGATTGTTGAGTTCTGGTAAGGGTATTGAAACTACTATTGAAGCATTACCGGCTATTGTTAAAGATTGTCCTGAAGTGATGTTTCTTGTGCTTGGAAAAACTCACCCTGAAGTTGTAAAAAATGACGGGGAAACATATCGTGACAGTCTGGAACAAAAGGTAAAAGAGTACGGACTTAACAACCATGTGACATTCATTAACAAATATCTGGCACTGCCCGTTTTGTTGGAATACTTACAGTTGACTGACATTTATCTGTTTACCGCCAACGATCCGAACCAGGCTGTAAGCGGCACTTTTGCTTACGCTATGAGTTGCGCATGCCCAATTATTTCAACACCCATTCCACATGCCAGGGAAGTTTTAACTCAAGACATGGGCATTATCTTCGATTTTCACAATGCACAACAATTAGCAATTGCTGTTAGTCGGTTGCTCAACGATGAACCATTACGAAAACATCTCAGTGTAAATTCATTGCAGAAAATAGTATCAACAGCCTGGGAAAATTCAGCCGTGGCTCATGCCATTTTGTTCGAAGAAATGAGTTTTGGTGTGATTGCTATACAGTATAACCTTCCGGTTATCAATATGGCGCATCTGAAACATATGACAACAGAAACCGGAATTATCCAGTTTTCGAAAATAAACCAACCTGATATAGAGTCGGGCTATACGCTCGATGATAACGCAAGGGCATTGGTGGCCACGTGTATGAACTTCAAATTGACAGCACATAAAGAAAGCCTGGATAGCATAAGTATATACCTCGGCTTTATCAAACGTTGCCTTCAACCTTCAGGTGACTTTCTTAACTATGTTGACAAAGACACCCAATTTACTGATCAAAACAGTTCCACCAATTTAGATGACTCTAACGGCAGGGCTATTTGGGCCTTAGGGTATTTAATCTCATTGTTTGACATAATACCTGATGGAATAATATCTGAAGCCAAAGCAATTCTGAAAAGATCGCTTATACATATTGATACGGTAAATTCTACACGTGCTATGGCTTTTGCAATCAAGGGTTTATACTATGATAATTATGCCTTTAAGTGTCCGAAAAACCTTGCTCTTCTGAAAAAGTTGGCCGACCGTTTGGTGCAAATGTTCAGACATGAATCAAAAGAACATTGGAGATGGTTCGAGAGTTACCTTACCTATGCCAACAGCATACTGCCCGAAGCCATGCTGTACGCGTGGTTATTGACCAAAGAACCAATTTATAAAGTCATTGCCATTGCATCGTTTAATTTCCTGTTATCGCAAACCTTTCACGAAGACGGCATAGAAGTGATCTCAAACAAAGACTGGTTACAAAAAGGAGGTAAAGCAGGTCGTTTTGGTGAACAGCCCATTGACGTTGCCTACACAATAATGACGCTGGGTAAATTTTACGATGTTTTTATGGATGAAGCATACCGCGAAAAAATGGATACAGCATTTAACTGGTTTTTAGGAAAGAATCACCTGCACCAGATTATCTACAATCCCTGCACCGGAGGTTGTTACGATGGTTTGGAAGAAAACAATGTGAACCTTAACCAGGGTGCTGAGTCAACAGTTAGCTATCTTATGGCGCGATTAACAATGGAAGG
- a CDS encoding HPF/RaiA family ribosome-associated protein has protein sequence MKIQINTDNNATASEELRNSLMELISEPLKRFDNQISRVEVHLSDEDGSKDGHEDKRCLLEARLEGLQPLAVSEQADTYEKAVKGAVDKMKTSLSTMLGRLRNY, from the coding sequence ATGAAAATTCAAATTAATACAGACAACAATGCAACTGCCAGCGAAGAACTCAGAAATTCGCTAATGGAATTAATATCTGAACCTCTGAAAAGGTTCGATAACCAGATCAGCCGTGTGGAAGTTCATCTTTCAGATGAAGATGGCAGTAAGGACGGACATGAAGACAAACGATGTTTGCTTGAAGCCCGCCTTGAAGGCCTGCAGCCGCTTGCTGTTTCTGAGCAGGCAGATACTTATGAGAAGGCAGTAAAAGGCGCAGTGGATAAAATGAAAACCTCCCTTAGTACCATGCTTGGGCGATTGAGAAATTATTAA
- a CDS encoding pesticidal protein Cry7Aa, with the protein MIEVEKHGILISKTDFEFENDGVLNPAAIREGDSVHIFYRAVQKGNYSTIGYCRLAGPLTVAERWEKPIMIPEFDYETQGVEDPRIVKIDDLYFMSYTAYDGLNARGALATSKNLKKFKKHGIIVPPISYAEFVFLAETAGKVNERYYRNQKFYFQESDPEKKIMLWDKNVVFFPRRVKGKLVFLHRIRPGIQIVSIDNLKDLNQAFWQKYFLKLEDHIILDPVFQHESSYIGSGCPPIETEYGWLLIYHGAEETDHGIVYSACAAALLDLNNPAKVIARLPYALFSPEFEWERRGEVNNVVFPTGSALFEDTLFIYYGAADSVIATASVSLSALLAELLTYAVKDEK; encoded by the coding sequence ATGATAGAAGTCGAAAAACATGGTATCCTAATTTCAAAAACCGATTTTGAATTTGAAAACGATGGCGTACTGAATCCGGCAGCAATACGCGAAGGTGACAGCGTTCACATATTTTACAGGGCTGTTCAGAAAGGCAATTATTCCACCATTGGTTATTGCCGGCTTGCAGGCCCTTTGACGGTAGCAGAACGGTGGGAAAAGCCTATTATGATTCCGGAATTCGATTACGAAACGCAGGGTGTTGAGGATCCCCGTATTGTTAAAATTGATGATTTGTATTTTATGTCCTATACGGCTTATGATGGGTTAAATGCCCGCGGGGCTTTGGCAACTTCGAAAAATTTAAAGAAGTTCAAAAAGCACGGAATCATAGTCCCTCCAATTTCTTATGCTGAGTTCGTATTTCTTGCAGAAACCGCAGGAAAGGTAAATGAAAGGTATTACCGGAACCAAAAGTTTTACTTTCAGGAATCTGACCCTGAAAAAAAGATCATGCTTTGGGATAAAAACGTGGTTTTCTTCCCGCGAAGGGTTAAAGGTAAGTTGGTTTTCCTGCATCGGATCAGACCGGGCATTCAAATCGTTTCAATAGATAATTTAAAAGATTTAAATCAAGCTTTTTGGCAGAAATACTTCCTCAAGCTTGAGGATCATATAATTCTCGATCCTGTTTTTCAGCATGAAAGCAGCTATATCGGCAGTGGGTGTCCTCCAATTGAAACAGAATACGGCTGGCTTTTAATATACCATGGTGCAGAAGAAACTGATCATGGAATTGTTTACTCAGCCTGCGCTGCAGCGCTACTAGATTTAAATAATCCCGCAAAAGTAATCGCAAGATTACCGTATGCGCTCTTCTCACCAGAATTCGAATGGGAACGAAGAGGAGAAGTTAATAACGTGGTATTTCCTACTGGCAGTGCCTTATTTGAAGATACACTATTCATTTATTATGGTGCAGCCGATTCTGTAATTGCTACAGCCTCAGTGAGCCTATCGGCATTATTAGCAGAATTGTTAACTTATGCCGTTAAAGATGAAAAATAA
- a CDS encoding L,D-transpeptidase family protein — MKTKLKIQVIKKIVFLLFITTSAFASAGGDLNQSIRLFIGDKTIDSRYTIQEEYLYSGELLNHFYLGRMFQPAWIRNNTLTQNGYDLLNYIRQVDKHGLEPLDYHLVLIEKLVEQARSIVPMSTEEMMHVDVLLTDAFIILGSQLYYGKVDPSKEGVNWNMERKAAEHRIDQKLEQALLKNDIAHSLDSLAPRYSSYWMMHKELDFFLGLNKQVWPEIRILETIHPGDSGIVIPMLRQRMIMLRYSLTDSISLNYDEEFVNQIKLLQSDWGLNADGVIGDGTMAAINSDPGKLVGQLKVNMERFRWLPVQLTEKYIIVNIANQRLDFIDRTDTLLSMRAIVGTNYRKTPVFGAKMTYLVFSPTWTVPSTILKEDVIPQLLKGPGYLKQKDMILLRFDGSQIAYNDINWSKISVDNFPYMVQQNPGPQNSLGRVKFMFPNSYDVYIHDTPSKGVFTKDDRAVSSGCIRAESPYDLALLLLSDMPEWTPEVIRKAMQQKKEKKVVLKTPVDVVVIYLTAWTDGEGRVQFRKDLYERDELLLKALNQKPEGIRDAGYPI, encoded by the coding sequence TTGAAAACAAAGTTGAAAATTCAGGTGATTAAGAAAATCGTTTTTTTGTTATTTATAACAACCTCGGCATTTGCATCAGCAGGTGGTGATCTCAACCAGTCTATCAGGCTTTTCATTGGTGACAAAACAATTGATTCGCGATATACAATCCAGGAAGAATATCTTTATTCAGGTGAGCTGCTGAACCACTTCTACCTGGGCAGAATGTTTCAACCTGCATGGATCAGGAATAATACTTTAACCCAAAATGGCTATGATCTGCTGAATTATATCCGGCAGGTTGACAAGCATGGACTTGAGCCACTGGATTATCATTTGGTGCTAATAGAGAAGTTAGTTGAACAAGCCCGGTCTATTGTACCCATGTCCACCGAAGAGATGATGCATGTGGATGTCCTGCTCACAGATGCCTTCATTATTTTGGGATCACAACTATATTATGGCAAGGTTGACCCTTCAAAAGAGGGTGTCAACTGGAATATGGAGCGCAAAGCTGCTGAACACAGAATTGACCAGAAATTGGAACAAGCATTATTGAAGAATGACATTGCACATTCATTGGATTCGCTTGCACCACGGTACAGTTCGTATTGGATGATGCATAAAGAACTGGATTTTTTCCTTGGGTTAAACAAGCAAGTATGGCCGGAAATCCGGATACTTGAAACCATTCATCCCGGCGACTCTGGCATAGTCATTCCTATGCTCAGGCAAAGGATGATAATGCTGAGATATTCGTTGACTGATAGCATTTCCCTGAATTATGATGAGGAATTTGTTAACCAGATTAAATTGTTGCAGTCCGACTGGGGCTTAAATGCTGATGGTGTAATAGGCGATGGTACAATGGCTGCCATAAACAGCGACCCCGGTAAGCTCGTTGGCCAGTTGAAAGTCAATATGGAAAGGTTCAGATGGCTGCCCGTACAATTGACGGAGAAATATATCATAGTAAACATTGCCAATCAAAGGCTTGATTTTATTGATCGCACAGATACCCTTCTTTCAATGAGGGCAATTGTTGGAACAAATTACCGGAAAACACCAGTGTTTGGTGCAAAAATGACCTACCTGGTTTTTAGCCCTACATGGACAGTTCCTTCAACCATATTGAAAGAAGATGTAATTCCGCAATTATTAAAAGGCCCCGGGTATCTCAAGCAGAAAGACATGATACTGTTGAGGTTTGATGGTTCGCAAATAGCTTACAATGACATTAATTGGTCAAAAATATCAGTTGATAATTTCCCCTATATGGTTCAGCAAAATCCAGGGCCTCAGAATTCCCTGGGCCGCGTGAAATTCATGTTCCCTAACTCTTACGATGTATATATACATGATACACCCTCAAAAGGAGTATTTACCAAAGACGATAGAGCTGTTAGTTCTGGATGCATAAGGGCGGAATCACCCTATGATCTTGCCTTGTTGCTGCTATCAGATATGCCTGAATGGACGCCGGAAGTGATCCGCAAGGCCATGCAACAAAAAAAGGAGAAAAAAGTGGTTCTTAAAACGCCGGTTGATGTGGTAGTAATTTACCTGACAGCATGGACGGATGGAGAAGGACGGGTGCAGTTTAGAAAAGATCTTTATGAAAGGGACGAATTATTGTTAAAGGCTTTAAACCAGAAACCGGAAGGAATCAGAGATGCTGGGTATCCAATTTAA